TTCTTCACCATGTCGGCAATGACAAGCGCATCCTTTTTATCGCTCTTTGAGGGCGTATTGTCGCGGTTTTCTTTGTTCTTTTTCACAAGATGCGGATTTACGAGAACGACTTCAAACTGGCGTTCTGCAAGCCACCGGGATACATTGAGCCAGTAGTGTCCGGTCGGTTCCATTCCCACAATTGCTGTCGTTAAGTGATGGGCGGTCTGCAGACGCTGGATCCATTGAAGAAGGTTGAGAAATCCATCCTCGTCGTTGGAAAAGGATAAAGGATTGCCGATCACGATACCGCGAAAATTTACGGCGCGTGCGACATGCGTTTGCTGGGCGATGTCGATCCCGACGACGAGATGCTGGGCGGTAATTTTTTCAATGAGTTGATTTTGCCGGGCTTGGGATTTAAACTTCATAGTAGAGCGTCCTCCTGGATGATGGGATTTTTAGGGCTATGACCCGTTGTGTACTCCCATCGTACCGAGGCGCTCGTTTTTTTGCAAAGCGGAAATTTAACGCTCTACAGGAATGCTAACGGAGCGATAGTACAGAAAAAAGCGATGGAGACGATCCATCGCTTCGTTGTGCTAACTGGCAGGATAATGCAACAAAACTCGCTAAATGAACGTCTAAGCATTGGAAGTATTAGGGATTTCAATGGGAATTGCATTCAAGGTAAGGAGGGGGTTAATATCAAGCGTACCTTAATGATATTGGTGTTCCTTATATCCGCGACAGCAAATGGCGTTTCAATATACAATCGGATACAAACCTTTTATTAAGGTTTGTTCTTGACTTTTTAGCAGAGGAGACCTATTTATGAGATTTGTTATTGATATGCTTTCATTCGCAATTCCCATAACGCTGATTTACTTTATTGTTAGAATTTGTTTATTGAAAGTGTTTAGAATCACGTGGGTTCGAGAAGTTCTTAATATATCTTTTGTTTTATATATTTCTTCATTAGTATTTATTGTTTGGCTTTATTATGCCACTCAGACTGACTATGTTCTATATAATCTTATCCCTTTTAAAACTATCATAGAATACGTTCAAGAATTCCCTTCTAGCACGGCTATTAAAAATATTGTGGGTAATCTCGCAATTTGCATGCCGTTTGGTTTTTACTATTATTTCAATCTCAGGATCATACCCAAAATCAACATAGCAGTTTATGCTGTTATTATTCCGGTGATTATTGAATCCATACAGTTGTTGATGTATTTCATTAATCTAGGAATGAGGGCTGTAGATATTGATGACGTTATCTTAAATTGTTCCGGCATTATAATAGCGTACTACATGACGAAAAGTCTTTTTCAGAAGAAGCGGAATCCCGCTAAATTGCGACGCACGGTCGGTTACTAAGTTTAAGTCGACTTCTGTGAATTCGCAAAATCTTCTCGATAAATGATTAAGCTAAACATTCCTGTTAGTCCTAAGAAATGGACTTTGTCAAAAAAGGAGCGCCTCGGTATGATGGGTTTGTCCACGGGCTCGAAACCCAACACCATCAAGGAGGCGCTCTTACTATGAAGTTTAAGCAATCGGACGGGCAAAATCAACGTATTGAACGAATTACCACCTCTCATCTTGTTGTGGGAATTGACATGGCAAAGGAAACCCATGTTGCACAAGCCACGAATTTCCGCGGAATAGTCCTTTCCAATCGGCATCTTTCGTTTAAGAACACACATGAAGGATTTGAAAAATTACAACGGTGGCTGGATGCCTTACAGCAGAAACACAGATTAAAAAGTCTCATCATCGGCATGGAACCGACAGGACACTATTGGACAAACTTGGCCAATTGGCTTGCTCAGAAAGGAGTAAACGTTGTTTTGGTGAATCCAGCAACGACGAAACGGAACAAGGAAAACCGTGACAACTGTCCCTCCAAGAGCGATCCGAAGGACGCACTTGTGATCGCAGATGTTGTGAGCCGTGGCTATTACTATGATTACACTCGTCAAGCGACTCACTTTCAAAGGTTACGCACCATTATGAGCGATCGAGAATTTTGGGTTGCGAATAGTGTTCGATTGCAGAATCGTATTGTTCGGTGGCTGGATATTCGTTTCCCTGAGTATGCTTCCGTTTTTAAACGGTTGTTAGAGGAGTATCAGCGCATTGCCAATATCTTAGAACAGATCGAAAAAGAACTTGTAACTTTACTAGGTGATATACCTCTAGTCAGCCAACTTCGCTCCGTAAAAGGTCTTGGAACGATTTACATTGCAGCGATTCTGTCTGGTGCAGGTGACTTGAAACAGTACGCCCATGGGCGTCAGTTACTGAGGAAAGCCGGTTTAAACTTAGCCGAAAGCATGTCAGGAAAACGCAAGGGAGAGATCGTGATCTCCAAACGAGGAGATGCCAAACTGCGAAAATATATGTATCTCGCTACGCTTACACTGGTAGGAACCAACCCAGTCTTTCGGCAGTTGCATGAAAATAATGTTCAGGTCAAGCATATGAGCAAGCAACAATCGGTGTTTAAGCTGCTTGGGAAACTGGCTCGAATCCTAATCGGTATGGTTCAAAGCGGAGAGAAATTCACTCCTGAAAAAACAGTCCACTCGTACGCTCAAGCAGCATAAAACGTGATAGAAACCACGTAAATTGACTCATTCGCAGGATTTCGACTAAAGAAAGCACGGAGGACCGAGTACGTCTCCGATAAGGGCGCAGACCCATCAGCTAAACGCTATCGGTCTCCACACCTTGGATAGGTGTAACGAAGGAATGTAAGGGCATAGACCCGTCGAGCCGTGGGATGGTAAACCTTCAGGGATTTGTGGAGTATGCGTGCAGTAGAAAAGGCCTTTGGGGAAATGTTCCAGACGTTTCTTCTATTTCCGCATGCCCTAATCCTAGACGGAAAAGTACATGTGGCTTACATTCCCCCCAACCGTTACAATACAAGGTGATGAAATCCTGCGAAGGAGTGAGCATACGTGAGATAAACCTTTAAAACCGAGGGACGGAGTACGATAGTTCAACCATTACACAGCGGCAGCCGGCCAAACGATCGGCTACTTTTTTAAGTTTTGACACCCTGGCACACATGTGACCCCGCACGCCAACGGTCATTTTGCCAAAATGTGAATATAGTGTGTTAACCAGTTAAAGGGGGTTTTGCCATGGGTGCGAGGGTTAAGTATAGGTCGTCTGACGTTGATTTGTTGGCGCGGCTTATGAGGGGCGAGGCACAGGCGGAAGGCGAAAAGGGTATGTTAACGGTTGGCGCTGTCGTGATTAATCGGGCCGTAGTCAGGTGTTCGGACTTCAAGAACGTCAACAATATTAATGATGTTATTTATCATTATATGAATGACGATGCCATGTTCGATGCCATATTAGAACCCGATTTTTATCTGAA
This is a stretch of genomic DNA from Paenibacillus sp. sptzw28. It encodes these proteins:
- a CDS encoding VanZ family protein, which produces MLSFAIPITLIYFIVRICLLKVFRITWVREVLNISFVLYISSLVFIVWLYYATQTDYVLYNLIPFKTIIEYVQEFPSSTAIKNIVGNLAICMPFGFYYYFNLRIIPKINIAVYAVIIPVIIESIQLLMYFINLGMRAVDIDDVILNCSGIIIAYYMTKSLFQKKRNPAKLRRTVGY
- a CDS encoding IS110 family transposase is translated as MKFKQSDGQNQRIERITTSHLVVGIDMAKETHVAQATNFRGIVLSNRHLSFKNTHEGFEKLQRWLDALQQKHRLKSLIIGMEPTGHYWTNLANWLAQKGVNVVLVNPATTKRNKENRDNCPSKSDPKDALVIADVVSRGYYYDYTRQATHFQRLRTIMSDREFWVANSVRLQNRIVRWLDIRFPEYASVFKRLLEEYQRIANILEQIEKELVTLLGDIPLVSQLRSVKGLGTIYIAAILSGAGDLKQYAHGRQLLRKAGLNLAESMSGKRKGEIVISKRGDAKLRKYMYLATLTLVGTNPVFRQLHENNVQVKHMSKQQSVFKLLGKLARILIGMVQSGEKFTPEKTVHSYAQAA
- a CDS encoding cell wall hydrolase; the encoded protein is MGARVKYRSSDVDLLARLMRGEAQAEGEKGMLTVGAVVINRAVVRCSDFKNVNNINDVIYHYMNDDAMFDAILEPDFYLKSRERERRLAEQTIKGWREWPSKYSLWYFNPWGPTSQACPAMWYGQPLAGAWKNHCFYQPTSTECAEIYR